DNA sequence from the Syngnathus acus chromosome 5, fSynAcu1.2, whole genome shotgun sequence genome:
AACCAAACAGAGGACAGCTTCTCCTGCTACAGCGCTTCAGTGGAAGGGTACCGCTACTTTGCCGTGCTGTGGGGGTGCGCAGTCACCATCACGGGCACGCTTGGGAACCTGCTGACCATCTTAGCCTTTGCCTTCGACTCCCAACTGCGGACCCGCTTCAACGTTCTCATCGTCAACCTGGCTCTGGCTGATCTTCTCTACTGCACCATACTGCAGCCCATCTCCGTTGACTCCTACCTGCACCTCAGATGGCGCAGCGGCGAGCTCTGGTGCCGGACCTTCGGCCTGCTTCTCTTCCTGTCCAACTCTGTCTCCATTATCACCCTCTGTCTGGTGGCGATGAGTCGATACCTCCTGGTTGCAAAGAGGGCCTTGTTTGAACGTGTTTTTTCCAACCGGGGGCTCGTTTCCCTCCTGCTGTCGACATGGGCGCTGGGCCTGGCCAGCTTCGGCCCGCTCTGGTccgtttttgtgtttgtgcctcAGGTATGCACTTGCAGCTTCCATCGAATCAGGGGTCGCCCTTACACCACCATCTTGCTCTTTTTCTACTTCTTCGTGGGACTGAGCTGCGTCGGCACGTTCTACCTCCTCATTTACCGTCGCGTCCGTGTTGCGTCAAAGGCCCTGCTTCGCCACAGGTTCAGCCGGCGATCTTCCAAGAAAAAGCCAGCACCGGCCAATGATGACAGCGGTGTGGAGAGCGGGATGGCCACCGGGAGTACCGATCTGACCCATCACAGCAAATCTGATGTCATCA
Encoded proteins:
- the gpr84 gene encoding G-protein coupled receptor 84, whose amino-acid sequence is MLHNISNQTEDSFSCYSASVEGYRYFAVLWGCAVTITGTLGNLLTILAFAFDSQLRTRFNVLIVNLALADLLYCTILQPISVDSYLHLRWRSGELWCRTFGLLLFLSNSVSIITLCLVAMSRYLLVAKRALFERVFSNRGLVSLLLSTWALGLASFGPLWSVFVFVPQVCTCSFHRIRGRPYTTILLFFYFFVGLSCVGTFYLLIYRRVRVASKALLRHRFSRRSSKKKPAPANDDSGVESGMATGSTDLTHHSKSDVISDIASQITLNEPAKQIEESKPKTESVNKPESNPAAASHTTTSGEDTEFKRVTRMCFAVFLCFVCCFVPFLILNIVDKQGRAPQVLHMFCANLTWLNSCINPLLYVVMNRQFRKAYQLLLTRAVTPFTYFWVKSA